A genomic stretch from Mycobacterium paraterrae includes:
- a CDS encoding NAD(P)/FAD-dependent oxidoreductase, translating into MNDTELIIIGSGPAGVSAAEAFRQHNHDGRVQIVTDDAALPYERPPLSKEFLRGDAEPGDAELHPAQWFDENNIELVRTTGVEHIDPARHQLTAAGIRHSYRSLVLACGAKPSGFPVRGGEKALQLRSMADAQALRKAATKAGAAVVVGAGFIGCEAAASLAMRGVATTLVAPDPVPQAKRLGDEAGERIKRLVADAGARYVGSAHVSEVTDEAVHLDNGTRIDCDLVLAATGVTPQSDLAANAGIDTRDGRIVVDARMRTSVDNVYAAGDVALAYNSLADRPVAVEHWQDAMDQGALAGAAAAGRDGEWDAIPGFWTTIGEATLKYHAWGDGFDRARLIEHSGGFTAWYEARGVTVGVLTFNADDDYDRGEKLIRDRKPIPF; encoded by the coding sequence GTGAACGACACCGAACTCATCATCATCGGCAGTGGGCCGGCAGGCGTCAGCGCGGCCGAAGCGTTCCGCCAACACAACCACGATGGCCGGGTCCAGATTGTGACCGACGACGCGGCGCTGCCCTACGAACGGCCGCCGCTGAGCAAGGAGTTCCTCCGCGGCGACGCCGAGCCAGGCGACGCTGAGCTGCACCCTGCGCAGTGGTTCGACGAGAACAACATCGAGTTGGTGCGAACGACCGGCGTGGAGCACATTGACCCGGCCCGACATCAGCTCACCGCCGCCGGGATCCGTCATTCTTACCGGTCGCTCGTGTTGGCCTGCGGGGCAAAGCCGTCCGGGTTTCCGGTGCGCGGCGGCGAGAAAGCGCTGCAGCTGCGGTCGATGGCCGACGCGCAGGCACTGCGTAAGGCCGCGACGAAGGCAGGCGCGGCGGTGGTGGTCGGCGCCGGCTTCATCGGCTGCGAGGCTGCCGCATCGCTGGCTATGCGCGGGGTCGCCACGACGCTGGTCGCCCCCGACCCAGTACCGCAGGCCAAGCGACTCGGCGACGAGGCCGGCGAGCGAATCAAACGTCTCGTCGCCGACGCCGGCGCGCGCTACGTCGGCTCGGCGCACGTCAGCGAAGTCACCGACGAAGCGGTGCACCTCGACAACGGGACTCGTATCGACTGCGACCTGGTTTTGGCTGCAACCGGTGTCACACCACAATCGGATCTCGCCGCCAACGCCGGCATCGATACCCGCGACGGACGGATCGTCGTCGACGCACGCATGCGGACGTCGGTGGACAACGTGTACGCCGCCGGCGATGTGGCGCTGGCTTACAACAGTCTGGCCGACCGCCCAGTTGCCGTGGAGCACTGGCAAGACGCCATGGATCAAGGTGCGCTGGCTGGTGCCGCCGCTGCAGGGCGCGACGGTGAATGGGACGCGATCCCGGGATTCTGGACCACCATCGGCGAGGCGACCCTGAAGTATCACGCCTGGGGCGACGGCTTCGACCGCGCGCGCCTCATCGAACACAGCGGCGGCTTCACCGCCTGGTACGAAGCCCGTGGTGTGACCGTCGGTGTCCTGACGTTCAACGCCGACGACGACTACGACCGTGGCGAAAAGCTGATCCGGGATCGTAAGCCAATTCCATTCTGA
- a CDS encoding SAM-dependent methyltransferase: protein MYSRSSDPWQLGTRWYEQRKYALTLAMLPRAHYEHAFEPGCSVGVLTNLLAERCTQVTATDIASTALDGARRRLANSGHGERVTLLRRSIDEPWPTGPFDLLVLSEVGYYLAPEALGELLERECPRLAAGATVVAAHWRHRVDDYLMGGDEVNEIVAGVAGMQRIGSYRDADVAIDVFDNAEGTSVAASSGVPMS, encoded by the coding sequence ATGTACTCGCGCTCATCTGATCCGTGGCAGCTCGGCACCCGCTGGTACGAGCAGCGCAAGTACGCGCTCACCCTGGCTATGCTGCCGCGGGCCCACTACGAGCACGCGTTCGAGCCGGGTTGCTCGGTCGGAGTGCTGACCAATTTGCTCGCTGAACGGTGCACCCAGGTCACCGCCACCGACATCGCGTCGACCGCCCTGGACGGTGCCCGACGGCGACTCGCCAACTCCGGGCACGGTGAGCGGGTGACGCTACTTCGCCGATCCATCGACGAACCCTGGCCCACAGGCCCATTCGATCTCCTCGTGCTCTCCGAGGTCGGGTATTACCTGGCCCCAGAGGCGCTGGGCGAGCTGCTGGAGCGCGAATGTCCGCGACTGGCGGCCGGCGCGACGGTGGTGGCCGCGCACTGGCGGCATCGGGTCGACGATTACCTGATGGGAGGCGACGAGGTCAACGAGATCGTGGCCGGCGTTGCCGGAATGCAACGGATCGGGAGCTATCGCGACGCCGACGTCGCGATAGACGTGTTCGACAACGCTGAGGGGACGTCGGTCGCAGCGAGCAGCGGCGTCCCCATGTCATGA
- a CDS encoding PIG-L deacetylase family protein, translating into MNPSDEGSRTARFQTSPVAEGGTSVEAWTSWDDGLLTLDLRRCPGLTVVAPHPDDETLGLGATMAALSAAGVDVQVVSVTDGESAYPDSTPQQRKELKALRRKEVRRSARILGVAEPISLDFPDGELAGLEHDIATRLASLLGSHPAGRWCAATWRGDGHPDHETVGRAAAAAAARTGAELVEYPVWMWHWAQPGDPAVPWSRARRISLTDRAIQAKHAAVKCFPSQTRPTSDGYTVLPPTVVARALAVGEVMFI; encoded by the coding sequence ATGAATCCTTCTGACGAGGGGTCACGCACAGCGCGTTTCCAGACGAGTCCCGTCGCCGAGGGTGGGACTTCCGTCGAGGCATGGACCTCCTGGGACGACGGACTGTTGACGCTGGATCTTCGTCGGTGCCCGGGCCTGACGGTCGTGGCCCCACACCCCGACGACGAGACGCTCGGCCTGGGAGCGACCATGGCCGCGCTGTCGGCCGCCGGCGTCGACGTTCAGGTGGTGTCGGTGACCGATGGCGAATCCGCTTATCCCGACTCCACCCCACAGCAACGCAAGGAACTCAAAGCGTTGCGCCGCAAAGAAGTTCGCCGCTCTGCGCGAATCCTCGGTGTCGCCGAGCCGATCAGCCTCGACTTCCCGGATGGTGAATTGGCCGGACTGGAGCACGACATCGCTACTCGGCTTGCGTCGCTGCTAGGCAGCCATCCGGCGGGCAGGTGGTGCGCGGCGACCTGGCGTGGCGACGGCCATCCCGACCATGAGACGGTCGGCCGCGCGGCTGCCGCGGCCGCCGCGCGCACCGGCGCGGAGCTGGTGGAGTATCCGGTCTGGATGTGGCATTGGGCGCAGCCGGGCGATCCCGCGGTGCCGTGGAGCAGGGCCAGGCGCATCAGCCTGACGGATCGGGCAATCCAGGCCAAACATGCCGCGGTGAAATGCTTTCCAAGCCAGACTCGGCCAACGTCGGACGGGTACACGGTGCTGCCACCGACTGTCGTTGCGCGGGCCTTGGCGGTCGGGGAGGTGATGTTCATCTGA